ATACAAGGAGCACCCTTGTGGCAACGGGATGAAACTGAACTCAGGCCCTTGGGGCTTGAACAGGTCACAGATCAAGACGCCAGTGAGGAGATCAACCCAGCAAATGTGTGAGCCCTCAAACGAGAACGTCATGTCGATCTCCAAGAAGTACGTGGGCCCACACAGCTCGGGAGGGAGCGGGAGACGCACCGCCGTCCGCATCCACTCACCGCCCGAGTTCGCAGTGGATGTGGATGACGACCACTGGTAGAGCTCGGCGTCGGGGAGCCCGGGGTGGAACGTGGTGACGAGCTCGGCGAGAACGTAGGCGCCCTCCCCACCGTGGCCGTGGCGCAGGATGGCAGCGCTGAGCCCAAGGCACTTGATAGTGGGCAAAACCCGATACAGGCTTCCGGTGGTGGGTGGATCAAGCTGAGGAATCGCGGAGACGGAGTTGCTCGACGCGTCGTAAACCAGGTAGCATCCGGCCAGATTGTGCGCACCGTTGCCAGGTCGGTACATGCCGGTGtagaggacgacgaggcccttGTCGGTGCTCGAGATCATGCCACCCTTTTCTCTTTGCAACTGGTCGGGAATCTCCTGCAGCACGGACAAGCAGGTTACTTCAGGGGGGTCGGCGACCAGCGGAtgcgcctccatggccgccgctacCTCTTCCTGACTCTGCTCTCCGCTCGATCCGCCGATTGCGGCTGCTGCTTTCCAGTTCCAGGCGCCTACGGCAACTTTTCCATCAACGAAGTCCACTTTGCGGTCGAGCAAGACCCAGGGAGGAGCCATGATCGGTAGGGTTTGCTTGGATCGAACAAAGGGGGGCCGCTGCGAATTGCGATTTAGgtcgaggaaggagaggagaggagaaagtGGGGTAAGGTAGGCAAACCCTCGGCCCCCGACATGTGAAACAGCGGACGGAGGAGATCGAAGGCAAAGGCACGCGGATGCGGGGGTAGTTGGACAGTGGAGATTCTACCCGCAACAAACACACCCTGTTGGGCTCGTGGACCGGGTGAAGGCCGAATtgggctcttttttttttctttctcacgAAAACAGCATTTCCTGTTACAAGAATATAAGCCGGCCCATCTAGCCTGTCAGGAACCTGAGGTGCCTCCCGCCGATCGGTCGCCCGAGGTGATTCCTGCCGATCAGAAGCCAAAGGTTCCCATCGCTGATCCCAAGCCCGAACCTTCAACGCCCTGAGAGTCTGGGCCATTATGCGCGTGGTGCGAATTGTAGCCGTGGAACATAAGCAATAATCTTGGCAGTGTCCATCGTCAAGTGCTATCAAACTATGCTAACTTCATGTGGAGCTGAACTAACCGAGACGATGTTTCTTTTCTCTACAAATAAAAGGCGAAGCGTTGGTGCCATGAAACTTTATCCAGAAAATTGCTAACGGCAAAATATATGTGTGCTCAATGTGTGCAGTATCCTATTTTTGCTTTAACAACTTCTAGTAGGGAAGGCAACCAATGAATGTTTTTAATCTTACGAGGCATTTTCTGGTGCTAATCTTACAAGGTATTTTCAATACTTTGTCAGTTTATGAGGGACATCAGTGACACCACTTCTGCTTGCTCCTCTGTCGTCACCGTTTGAGTACATCTCCTTCCTGGTCAGCTTCTACCGCTCTCTAGCGGAAACAAATAGACATGTCTTGATGTCTGTCGGCTCAAACATTATAATTCAGAATTTCGGATAGGTAATTCGTAAGGGTAATGTCTGTCACCGTCACTACTTCGTTCCGAGTTGGGAAGGCTGTTAGTGATCTGCATACTGATTGCCTACTAGCTCTGAATAAACCGTGCCACCAAGTCTAACCTTATGCCAACTTTGAATTCAGAATTTAATTTAAGTATTGAACTTCAACTTGTACCTTGTTATATTCATAGATTAGACAAGTGTATGATGCTTGCATGTATTCGAGAAGTGTAGACTCAGACTGAGTAGAAAACAAATAAATATCTGCCATTGCTCTAAAACATGGAAAAGTCTAAAGCTCAAACCTGATGGGATACAGTTGAACGCACAGATATATCCGCTAGCTAGCTTGTGCCAAATTTTTAATTGCGTGTAGGGAGTTCACTGGTGTGTGAGATAAACACAGTAACAGGCTAACAGCCATCACTCAAACGTGAATAAAAAAGGGGTTCAGATGGAAGTCATGAAACTTTAGCCATAGAtgaagaggagggagaggccCCTAGATATGAATCTTGGATCTGCCCCTGACTATATAGTACATCGGCGTTGTTAGCGCCCGAACGTCCAATGGGAAGTTTCCCATCGAACACtttgttgcaacatcaaaatacaacatatgcaacatcgaaaatatatagttgcaacatttgaaaaaataaatatgtcGTTCATttctgggatagaaaattcccaccgcaacatgAACCTTatatttcatgcaacattcactatgaaatatgaaaaaataatagttgcaacatcaaTACTTAATTATCGCAACATATGTCGGAGCTTCCgatttttcttccccatccgaACACCTGTGTCTTAGCATTACCGATAGTACATTAGAGAGTGGTGGTGGTAGCATTACTGGATGAGCAAGTACCTGTCGGGTCCTTCGAGCCCTGTACGTATGCACTGAGTTCACTAGCAAGGAGAGAGGGCCTAAGCCAACCCGGCCAAATCATCTGTGGAGCTCTTTGTGAAGGACAGGACCTTCTTTCGCACCATGTCGAGGCGAAGCACGTAACGGGCTCCGGATAGGGATGTCCACGCAGCAGCACTCCGGCAACGGGACGAAGCTGAACTCGGGCCCTTCCGGCGCGAGCAGGTCGCAGACCAAGACGCCGGCGAAGAGGTCGACCCAGCACACGCGCGATCCTGCGAGCGGGAACGCCATGTCGACCTCGAAGGAGTACGTGGGCCCGCAGATCGAgctggggagggagagggaagcGCACCGCCTGCGGGGTCCACTGGCCGGCGGGGTCCGCGGTGCACGACGACGTCGACGACCACCACAGGTAGAGTTCGCGTCGGGGAGCACGCGGTCGTGCGTGGTGACGAGCTCCGCGAGAACGTAGgcgtcctccccgccgccgcggtggcgcagGATGGCGGCGCTGCGCCCAAGGCCGTCCATGGCGGGCAAACCGGGCGAGTGGTCGGGAGGAAGCGGGGGGACCGCGGAGACGGAGCTGCTGGAGGCGTCGTAGACCAGGTAGCATCCGGACCCGGAGAAGCCGCGGTTGCCAGGACGGTACGAGCCGGTGTATAGGACGGCGAGGCCCTCGTCGGTGCTCGAGATCTCGCCGCCGTGTACTCCCCCCATGTTCTCGGCGGGAGTCTGCCGCAGCATGGACAGGTAGGTCACTTCAGGGGGTTCGGCGATTGCCACGGCGGGTTTCATGGCCGACATTGCCTCCTCCGGACTCGGCACTCCACCGattgcggtggcggcggcgccggttcCGTTGATAAAATGCACCGTGCGGTGGAGCCGGAGGAGAACCCACGGAGTCTCCATCATACGAACGTAAGGTTTTGGGTAGAACAAGGGTGGACTGCCTAGATCTCTCTCTGTCTCAATAAATCGATTGATCAATCGAAATGGGAATTGCTTGGATCTCGAAACAAGGGTGCAGCAGCGCAAGGGACGGCAAAATCGGCAATTACAAAGCGTAAGCAACGCGGTCTTTTTTTTAGCAAAAGCAAACACGCGGAGGCCCAGCTTGAGGCCCAGCTGTTCTAACGAGCGCGCTGAGGCCCATGTAATAGCCCACGTTTCGTTTTcgtgttttttttatatatttattatctCTGTTTTTTCTTTCAGTCTCTCTGTTTTCGAATGATGCATACAGCATACCCCTAACTGGAGCTTGTgtatccttcaaaaaaaaaacccggAAGCTTGTGTAAATGGAAGACTTAATGCTAGAACAGATTTGTGATCCACGAGCTAAACATCACTGACGCCATAAATACAGTCCTCCACTCCTCAACTGAGCAAGCACGCCGCTCGGTTTGGTTGTGTGCACGACGCATCATTCATCTGTGGCTCGCGAGTTGCGATCGAAGCAAGATATTTCCCCTTCGCCTTTTGGTGGGGTTTTTTTTGTATTTGCGATTTGCAGCTGTGGAACATCGGGACGATGCCGCTTGTCCTTTCTCGTGGGCCGTGCTTGTCCACCGCTGTCCAACTCGTTCAACTTCGCGTGGGGCTGAAGAAATGGACGCCTTCTTTTCTCCGAGAACAACAGGTGATGGAAGCATAGCCACCCACAAGTTCAATGGATGCAAACGTCGATTTACGCGTGGAATGGCACATGGCTCTTCACTCTTCAGGTCAAGGAACCCTGTCGAAAAGAAAAGAGTGGCATCGTTGTTGCCTCGTACTCAGAGTGATTAGTGCTGATCTCTATCTAACAGCAGATGGCTGGCTCGCGCCCATTTGCCTCCACGATGGTTGTTGATCCTCTGCGGCTGGTCCATAATCGGGATGACTCGAGTTACCCGTGGCTCGTGGCTTTTTTGTCTGAAACAAACAAAAGACGTGGTGAAGTATAGCCATCAACACTCCAGGACTAAATCGCCTCTCCAATCAGTGGGCATAGCTGTGCACGGATAAGCCGGTTTTGCATCTTCTCCGGTGCCTAGTACCCATCTGGCCATCATTCATCCCCCGGGACCTTGACACCACCACTAATAACACCTCGAACCGTACCGGTTTGTCCAGAAACGCTTGGACTGTCATAAGGATGCCATCCACTCATCACCTCCAAACATAGCAGGAAATGCAAGATCAGATCTAGTCCGGATCAAGAAACCGTTGGCCAGCTGATTTACGACGAATCGTGATCGTCTAAGATGTGCGTTCTGCCGATTCAGAGCAGGCACAATGCCGATTGCAGCTCTGGAGTTGACGCGGGGAGGGCGTTTTCTGAATTCTGACGACAGTACTCGTATGTGCACTGCCCTGCTAATTGTAGCGACTGAACAGCGCTGCTTTGGCGACTGAAATTATAGCTCCGCACAGAGAGCTACGGGCTACCGATTTCGACTGATTCTGCATCTCTCATGAGACAAGGACATCTCAATTCTTGCAGCGACAGCGCTATCAGTGTGATCACTGTTGGCTCGAGTGTACAGCCCTTGACCTCGCACACGGGTTCCGTAGCGACCGCGCCACTGTTAGATCGTAATAAACCATACTGTCCGCGCACACGAACGTGCCGCCGGGAGATGGAGCTGCTCCGGCATCCTCCCGTGTTGAGTCATGAATCTTGATCGATCTCCATCGATGTGCCATGATGTGCTACAGTGCGGCCACATCAGCAACGCCGATTATTGGATAGAGCTTGTCTTGGCATGACATGAAATGCATCATGCATCAGTCCGGAGGAGGAGCCGCCAAGGGGCACGAGCGGCGGTTGCCCGTCGTGTCGACGTCAGCAAAATTGTTGCCGTTTCAGGACGGGGCACCCCGTTTCGCCGTTTCGGGCTCGGCAGAGCATGTTTGATAacacttcactccaccaacttcacaaaatttcttgctaAACATGTCTAGCTCCACAAACTCTAGCTCCAGAAAAAACGTGGAGCTAGAGGTCAGATTCACGTTTTACCTCAGGTACCTCAGCGGGTGTTCAAAAACACAAATTTTAAACCTCCTCATAGAATTCAGTGTTATCtacccaccatcgccacttgtTACCAACTTACCTGTTCGCGAAACAAAACAATTGCtcttctcccctccctcccatcaCCCCGTTCCCTTCTTCCCCTCGTTTTTTTCCCACCGGACCGCACCTCCTGCGCTGTCGTTGCCCGCCGGGACGCCGCCCCTCAGGTCGCACTGTTGTTGCTCCTCCGACCACGCCTTCGCCGCTCACCAGGGTCAAGCCTTCGTCGCTTCTCCGCCCGCGGCGCTTCGCTGCTCCCCACGGGCTGCGCCCGGCCGACCGTTGCGCCGCGCGTGCTGCTGCCGCTTGTAGgggccgcgctgccgccgccccatGGGGCCTGGTCGCACGCGGCTGCCGATCTCGATTCTGCTCCCGCTTTGCAATCCTCTGTCCGTGCAGGCAGCAAGCAATCATGCATGCTTTTTGTTCTTTTGTCTTCAATTTGTCAATTCTTAAATGAAACAGAGTGATCGATTCTGAGGGATTGAGGGCCAGGATGTAGCGTTCGGCGGCATCGATCAATTCTTCAcatattgttttttttatataatatcAATCCTTCGCAGATTGTTCTTCCCCAAAAGCTAGAGCACTTGGAGCATCATCCCTGCATCCATGGCCCATGTGGCGAGGATACTCGTGGTGTCTGTGGCCATGACGCTGGGCAGCGCTGCTCGCACCCACGTCTACtcgggccgccgccgtgcgtgaatagaggaagagaagggagaaaagagaggatggaggaagaagaggtggtgaaaaaaagaagagaatgaCACGTGGGTTCATTAATAAATGGTAAAATAAACTATTTACAATTCCTCATATTTTTAGATTTGAATTACTATAATCAGCTAAACATGTATAACAATTCTATATTTATCtaaagttggtggagtggaactaaaaaagaataaagttggtggagtggagtgttGCCCCACACTCCTAACTATCGGCACCCGTACGTGGGCTCCGGCGAGAGCGAGGAAGCGCCGCAACCGCCGTGCGGAACAAGAACAATCCTGACCTGAGCCTGACGCCAACCGCGCCCACTGACCCGACCTCGCGCTGCGCCCACTGACCCGACCTCGCGCTCACCTACCACCGTCAAAACCATCGGCCGAGCGCGCCGGCCGGGAACGGTTCGGCAGCCCATAGGAACGGCGGGTTCGCCCGTCGCCCGCGCGCTTGGCCTCGCGCGGCAGCGGACACGCGCACCCCGGCGGCCTCAGCTGTCGCCGCGGCCGGCCACGCCACCGGCACCACTTGTATCCACCGCGCAGCACTTGCTGCCCGGTGACGCGCGCTCCACGTGCGGAAAATGTGCGCTGCCCAGAGGCTtcgagcgagcgagcgcgctGCCTGGACGGGTCACACGCACGTATCGCGGTAGAAGCCTCGCCTCTTTAACGTGCGGCGACGATCCTCCACTCGTACTCCAGGCCGATCGATTAAAAAGTATCCCAGGTGGCGGCAGGCCAGCGGCACCGCGGCTGCGCGGGGCATGGGCAACACCGCAGTAGGCAGCTGCTCGGGCCCGACAAATTCCGACCCGGCGAAGTGCGAGGCCCCCCCGCGTGCCACCGGTGCCACCCACGGACTGCATGCCAGGATGGAGAGGCGGGCTCACAGCCTCACATGCTACCCTATCCCGTCCAAACTGCCGCGCACGTCTCGCGCCGTGCTCGGGGCGGTGTCCCTGCCACGGACCTCCCTCGTCTGCTCCTCGCTTTCTCGTCGGGTTTGAAAAAATCGCGCAGCGGGTCATGATGAGATCACTCATCAGTGTAGTGAGCGTCACGACTCGGCGGTGGGTCGGGCGGGAAGTCGTCTCGTCCTGATGGTTTCCGCTTTCTGTGTGcaccagccgcagcagcagcagcaagaaagAAGGATGGGTGGGGGGCGTTGGCGCggggcaccagcagcagcagcgccggggAAAACGACGCCGCGCCACGCCATCGCGGATTATTACGAGCGGTAGGGCCCTGCGTCTACTGTGAACGATCGTCAATTATTGATGCGCTCTGGCGCGGAGACCCGCAGCATGGTGTGTGAGCGTGCGTGTTTTTTCTTAATCCAGCCTCGAACCGAACGTTTCTTTTGCTGTCAGGGGTTTTGTACCCAAGCTATTTTAAGAGCTGTCGATGACTGAAATCTCTCAGCGTCTGCCTACTGTTCGGTGGGGCCGCATCGCCGTTACGTCGAGGCTGGCGTGAGCTCTCGGTCACGTCGATCGTTTGGTGCTGTGTCTGCAGTATCGGTGCTGATCTACTAATAAGGTGCGGCGGCTGTAGCACTCGTTCAAAAGAAATGGAGAGTGATTTTAGCAGCTGCAATTTGGAGTAGCTCACCATTTCCGCTCCTGTTGAATTTTTGCAATTTGGCACAGAACACAGTAGAAGTAGCTATGCTAGAATATATGTATATGTCCGCTGGAACTTGGTAGAATTAGACCTTTTTCATGTTTCAAAATAACATAGAAGGGATCAATCAACTGACTGATCGTACAAATTCGTCCTTTCTCCAGGTGCCCTTAAAATTGTCACACCATGAATGAACACCCCCACCCTCTCTGGCTTGCATCTCCATGgacaaaacaagaaaaaagaaaagaaaacaaaggctTACTAACCCGACTTTTTCCCCTTAACGCAAggcaaaaggaagaaaaacaagaggaagaagaaaaaagaaatcaagagataaGCAATTAGTAGTGCTCATTTTCTAACCTATGCTACCTAGAGCAAACCGGCGACCGCGCGCCGAACGCGGGCCAAGCTCTCCTGCCAGCGCGCCGATCGGCTCCTCATCAGTCCTCGAAGCCGGTCCTCTTCCAGACGGCGTCCCGCACCCGGCTGAGGTCGCGCCCCTTGAGCGTCCTGCCGATCCCCTCGTGCACCGACAGCGACGCGGCCCGGCTGCGCCACGCCAGCTCGTGCGGCGGCACCATCTCCGAACCGCCGCTGCCCACCCTGCCatagccgccgtcgtcctccccatcgagctcccactcgcccgcgtGGTGGTCCCGGTACTCGACCCCGAGGATCTTCTGCCAGTCCGGTATGTTCATCGGCAGCGACCCCGGCTCGGCGTCCGCTGGCTTCTTccgcgcggcgcgggaggccgggaTCGGGCGCGCCCGGGCCGCggccagctcgccgccgccggggctcgagtccaccatgccgccgccggcagcccccGGGCCGAAAGAGCCCCAGACGTCCGACTCGTCGAACTCCTCCGCCGTGCCGGGGCCCCTCGCGGCGGCGCCCCTGGACGGTGCGAACATCCGGTACGCGTGCTTCGCGGCCGCCGACCTCGCGCTCCCGGCCATGCCGATGATCGATCGGGTGTCCCTGCTTTGCTACCTTCACCGTGACGGCGCTTCGCTTCGCGGAGGGTCGCGCAACCACCGATCTTTTGCCGAGGAGGGAGTGACGCGAGGGCTCTAGGAGGGCAATGGTTTTGGAGCTTGCGCGGGGTTGGATTTTATAGGGTCTGGAGGTGGTGAGGAGATCGGGGGCGGAGGCCGGGAAAAGCAATGGGTGGGCTGCAAGAGCGAGACGACGACTGACGAGAGGGACTGGAAGCGGATAAGGCTGTTTCCGGAATGACGGCACTGCCCTCCGGCGGGTTTGGCGCGCCACGGCCACGGGTTACAGCTGCGCACGGCGGACTGTGGGCGCCGGGCGTGGCCCGTGGGGGCGGCCTTTGTCTGGGACTCT
This portion of the Setaria viridis chromosome 7, Setaria_viridis_v4.0, whole genome shotgun sequence genome encodes:
- the LOC117862759 gene encoding uncharacterized protein codes for the protein MAGSARSAAAKHAYRMFAPSRGAAARGPGTAEEFDESDVWGSFGPGAAGGGMVDSSPGGGELAAARARPIPASRAARKKPADAEPGSLPMNIPDWQKILGVEYRDHHAGEWELDGEDDGGYGRVGSGGSEMVPPHELAWRSRAASLSVHEGIGRTLKGRDLSRVRDAVWKRTGFED
- the LOC117865421 gene encoding uncharacterized protein — its product is MAPPWVLLDRKVDFVDGKVAVGAWNWKAAAAIGGSSGEQSQEEVAAAMEAHPLVADPPEVTCLSVLQEIPDQLQREKGGMISSTDKGLVVLYTGMYRPGNGAHNLAGCYLVYDASSNSVSAIPQLDPPTTGSLYRVLPTIKCLGLSAAILRHGHGGEGAYVLAELVTTFHPGLPDAELYQWSSSTSTANSGGEWMRTAVRLPLPPELCGPTYFLEIDMTFSFEGSHICWVDLLTGVLICDLFKPQGPEFSFIPLPQGCSLYTPDNIRLGMNTQEFRSMGCVCGAIKFVALIGYPEGSSNNEVVLKTWTLSPDLKEWKKGSTVLVGDLWESESFLGKWSCRGSGQCSLSSA